The Marinilongibacter aquaticus genome has a window encoding:
- a CDS encoding helix-turn-helix domain-containing protein → MKDYNKIIESLSVKFAKARHINILQPITIKNVYDVENTLLVLYDGDVKLDGIEEKVEVGDMLFIPGGKSSSITYGSGEPREITYEEFMTRREHYFDAMRIPEEIGKVRNSFGLVAFEAKVFDSVNFFTSLDIPPFFIKGNSKLGGLIRDILVEDFTDQVGRGRVIMNKTEEVVIEIIRYILKNEMFVEQLATNSTYFKDPRLIDIFAYIKDNLDGDLSNKQLANVANVSEDYVGQYFKMLTGINPQDYIEYQRMEAAVTLLRTTKKSIRAIGAEVGYKDTAYFCRRFKMMFGIPAGKMRRRESLLIG, encoded by the coding sequence ATGAAGGATTATAATAAAATCATTGAATCGCTGAGTGTGAAATTTGCGAAGGCAAGACACATCAATATTCTTCAGCCGATCACAATAAAGAATGTATACGACGTAGAAAACACATTGCTTGTGCTTTACGATGGCGATGTGAAGTTGGATGGAATTGAAGAGAAAGTGGAAGTGGGCGATATGCTTTTCATTCCGGGTGGTAAATCTTCATCCATTACTTACGGAAGCGGTGAACCAAGAGAAATCACCTACGAAGAATTCATGACACGTCGCGAGCATTATTTCGACGCGATGCGTATTCCTGAAGAAATCGGCAAGGTGCGTAATTCTTTCGGTCTGGTTGCTTTCGAGGCGAAAGTGTTTGATTCGGTAAACTTCTTCACTTCACTCGATATCCCTCCTTTTTTCATCAAAGGCAATTCCAAATTGGGCGGTCTTATCCGTGATATTTTGGTTGAAGACTTCACCGATCAGGTGGGCCGTGGCCGTGTGATCATGAACAAAACAGAGGAAGTGGTGATTGAAATCATTCGCTATATCCTTAAAAATGAAATGTTCGTGGAGCAATTGGCAACGAACAGCACCTATTTCAAAGATCCCCGCTTAATCGATATTTTTGCCTATATCAAAGACAATTTGGACGGCGATTTGTCGAATAAGCAATTGGCCAATGTAGCGAATGTGTCGGAAGATTATGTCGGTCAGTATTTTAAAATGTTGACAGGAATCAATCCGCAAGATTACATTGAGTACCAACGTATGGAAGCGGCCGTTACTTTGCTGCGTACCACCAAAAAGAGTATTCGGGCCATTGGTGCAGAAGTGGGTTACAAAGACACAGCCTATTTTTGCCGTCGATTTAAGATGATGTTCGGTATTCCCGCAGGGAAGATGCGAAGAAGAGAATCTTTGTTGATTGGCTAA
- a CDS encoding cytochrome P450: MPAYQYPPFATIPDKIYGLMHVTNALKVTRRQFNKFGDAYAVENIGLKDKFIFTRDPELIEYFMRKNHRNYEKSFIQSELLKKYLGKGLLTNTGDDWRKQRRLIQPGFSHKRIELLSEIMTAEIKRDIDQLPTNRVIDIYPVFNKLAFDVIAKSLFSSNISREHIDFIAEVLTRGQEYFTMELRNPFYKIALNKFGFVKKVLGQMAEVRAILQQVIEDRRKSQTKQDDILDLLLGITYEDTGLPMEDEQLIDELLILFIAGHETSANALSFSFYLLGKHPEEQQKLIAEAKSLGEDGLKVESLFGPSASQNLIKESMRFYPPAWIVDRQAIEDDSFGPYRWEKGSILVGENYHLNRNPKVWENPLLFKPDRFSEANVREKTFIPFGSGPRFCIGEHFAMMEMMLCLRYFFSKFRWEGYSQDIKLIPLVTLRPDKVEGQVQPL; this comes from the coding sequence ATGCCTGCATACCAATATCCGCCTTTCGCGACCATTCCCGACAAAATATACGGTTTGATGCACGTCACAAATGCACTGAAAGTGACCCGCCGCCAATTCAATAAATTTGGCGATGCGTATGCGGTGGAAAACATTGGCCTAAAAGACAAGTTCATTTTTACTCGCGATCCCGAACTGATCGAATATTTCATGCGGAAAAATCACCGCAATTATGAGAAATCCTTTATCCAGTCTGAATTGCTAAAAAAATACTTGGGAAAGGGCTTGTTGACCAATACGGGCGACGATTGGCGAAAACAAAGGAGACTCATTCAACCGGGTTTCAGCCACAAAAGAATTGAGCTTTTGTCTGAAATCATGACCGCGGAAATCAAAAGAGATATCGACCAATTGCCCACGAACCGCGTCATCGACATCTATCCGGTCTTTAATAAACTGGCCTTCGATGTCATTGCAAAGTCTCTTTTTTCATCGAATATCTCTCGGGAGCACATCGATTTTATTGCGGAAGTACTCACACGCGGACAAGAGTATTTCACGATGGAGCTGCGGAACCCTTTTTATAAAATCGCCTTGAACAAATTCGGTTTCGTGAAAAAAGTTTTGGGCCAAATGGCCGAGGTGAGGGCCATTTTGCAACAAGTGATTGAAGACCGCCGAAAAAGCCAAACCAAACAAGACGACATCCTCGACCTGCTTTTGGGCATTACCTACGAAGATACGGGCCTGCCCATGGAAGACGAACAGCTTATCGACGAGCTGCTTATCCTGTTCATTGCGGGCCATGAAACATCGGCCAACGCTCTTTCTTTTTCGTTTTACCTTCTTGGAAAACACCCGGAAGAACAGCAGAAGCTTATTGCCGAAGCGAAAAGCTTGGGCGAGGATGGCCTAAAAGTCGAAAGCCTGTTTGGGCCTTCGGCCAGTCAAAACCTTATCAAAGAAAGTATGCGGTTTTACCCACCCGCATGGATTGTAGACCGCCAAGCGATAGAAGACGACAGCTTTGGACCTTATCGATGGGAAAAGGGCAGCATTCTGGTTGGCGAAAACTACCACCTGAACCGCAACCCGAAAGTGTGGGAAAACCCGCTCCTATTTAAGCCCGATCGCTTCAGCGAAGCCAATGTACGAGAGAAAACCTTTATTCCCTTTGGTAGCGGACCGAGGTTCTGCATCGGGGAGCACTTTGCCATGATGGAGATGATGCTTTGCCTCCGCTATTTCTTCTCGAAGTTTCGTTGGGAAGGTTACAGTCAGGACATTAAACTTATTCCCTTGGTAACCTTGCGTCCGGACAAGGTGGAAGGGCAAGTGCAGCCCCTTTAA
- a CDS encoding sialate O-acetylesterase → MRRVLFLFTLSLHSLWAQEHPPVQVESFPENMQLYARDAHNRAEVEVKGKINEGSAHSGLELRFFEDGLIKKTELLKLEANGTSFRTTVEIEAKMKEYAFELWLNGANGPQLVQKAEHVICGDAFVLYGQSNAASFANYWVLNDSIPKAFTRNYVHYYQENHLSDGWHDATFPEVGSLGKWFVKYVTEERKVPVLFINAAQSGNNLRQLSERNAENPTDLATAYGLMLKRVRESKVSRIKGFLFLQGEAESFSWSKDIDDYPDLFDGFKSNLAIDFPPIDRFYVYQLGVMHETKQWDAGRLREFMRQTKNIYPDVSVVPATGIPYYDFDGVHYSLEGYRKMARWLFDSFVAHEDDRPELEAPDLKKCVLFAEKKQIKLVFSQDVTFEKDKDFGYYISYLKDHFYADRVWGFVDSLSVDGPNVFLYYSWLPTRTLTYLPGFFDDPQGHPYSGPFIYNKRGVPAFTFFNIPLQDQLPKPDVRSAVQSGNSFQFALNTKIVESCTDCKLQVQAFQGNSLEWESELSAALSKVAFTLEKGDENTLFAFRYINGLSESPKVLKTAEAQSVLDYDTDGVADIFDNCVLLSNTLQEDFDGDGLGDVCDLDADNDGILDDSDDCLLHVNPPKPALLYVDSEHIKSNVEASFYHWFENERYVGTTEENLFRLDGNPEKTYKVAIGDERNCVSLVSESFVATLLSLSTESTRIQVYPNPANAVLGYKFSGAGAYQVEIFSSLGVKMLSLPELPAEGRVSIESLPVGEYILLGRNLSDGRHYGKKFVKVH, encoded by the coding sequence TTGAGACGAGTACTTTTTCTTTTTACTTTATCCCTACACAGCCTTTGGGCACAAGAGCATCCGCCTGTTCAGGTCGAATCTTTTCCAGAAAACATGCAATTGTACGCCAGAGATGCACACAATCGAGCGGAGGTAGAAGTAAAAGGAAAGATAAATGAAGGAAGTGCACACTCCGGTTTGGAACTGCGGTTTTTTGAAGATGGATTAATCAAGAAAACGGAACTTTTGAAGTTGGAAGCGAATGGCACATCTTTTCGCACCACGGTGGAAATTGAAGCCAAAATGAAAGAGTATGCTTTCGAATTGTGGCTAAACGGTGCCAATGGGCCCCAATTGGTTCAGAAGGCGGAACACGTAATTTGCGGTGATGCTTTTGTTTTGTATGGCCAGTCGAATGCGGCATCATTTGCGAATTATTGGGTTTTGAATGACAGCATTCCCAAAGCGTTTACGCGAAATTATGTGCACTATTATCAAGAGAATCATTTAAGCGACGGCTGGCACGATGCCACTTTCCCCGAAGTCGGCTCCTTGGGAAAGTGGTTTGTGAAATATGTAACCGAGGAAAGGAAAGTGCCGGTGCTGTTTATCAATGCGGCACAATCTGGAAATAATTTGAGGCAATTGTCTGAACGCAACGCGGAAAATCCAACCGATTTGGCTACCGCCTATGGCTTGATGCTAAAACGAGTAAGGGAAAGCAAAGTGAGCCGCATCAAAGGGTTCCTGTTTCTGCAAGGTGAAGCCGAATCTTTCAGTTGGTCCAAAGATATCGACGATTATCCGGATCTTTTCGATGGCTTTAAGTCCAATTTGGCGATTGATTTTCCACCAATCGACCGTTTCTATGTCTACCAATTGGGTGTGATGCACGAGACAAAACAATGGGATGCGGGGCGTTTGCGGGAGTTTATGAGGCAGACGAAAAACATTTATCCCGATGTCAGCGTAGTGCCCGCTACGGGCATTCCTTATTACGATTTCGATGGCGTGCATTATAGCCTTGAAGGCTACCGAAAAATGGCCCGTTGGTTGTTCGATAGTTTTGTGGCACACGAAGACGATCGTCCTGAACTGGAAGCCCCTGACCTGAAAAAGTGTGTGCTTTTTGCCGAAAAGAAGCAAATCAAATTGGTTTTTTCGCAGGACGTGACGTTCGAAAAGGACAAAGATTTTGGGTATTATATAAGTTACCTGAAAGACCATTTCTACGCCGACCGCGTTTGGGGTTTTGTCGATTCCTTGAGTGTGGATGGCCCAAATGTGTTTTTATATTATAGTTGGCTGCCTACCCGTACGCTGACCTACCTGCCAGGCTTTTTTGACGATCCGCAAGGCCACCCTTATTCGGGGCCTTTCATCTACAACAAAAGAGGCGTTCCGGCATTCACATTTTTCAACATACCTTTGCAAGATCAGCTGCCGAAACCCGATGTCCGCTCGGCCGTGCAAAGCGGGAATTCTTTCCAATTTGCGTTGAACACGAAAATAGTCGAGTCGTGTACGGATTGCAAGCTTCAGGTACAGGCCTTTCAAGGCAACTCTCTTGAATGGGAGAGCGAGCTGAGTGCTGCTTTGTCGAAGGTGGCATTCACATTGGAGAAGGGCGATGAAAACACGCTATTTGCTTTTCGCTATATCAATGGGCTTTCCGAGTCTCCCAAAGTTTTAAAGACCGCAGAGGCTCAATCTGTGCTGGATTATGATACAGATGGCGTGGCAGACATTTTCGACAATTGTGTTTTATTGAGTAATACTCTACAGGAAGACTTTGACGGGGATGGGCTGGGCGACGTCTGCGATTTGGATGCGGATAACGACGGTATTTTGGATGATTCTGACGATTGCTTATTGCATGTGAATCCGCCCAAACCCGCTCTGCTCTATGTAGACAGCGAGCACATCAAATCAAATGTGGAGGCCTCCTTCTATCATTGGTTCGAAAACGAACGCTATGTGGGCACTACGGAGGAAAATCTTTTTCGTTTGGATGGAAATCCGGAAAAGACATATAAGGTGGCCATTGGTGATGAAAGGAATTGCGTGAGCTTGGTTTCAGAAAGTTTCGTGGCGACCTTGCTCAGCCTGTCTACAGAAAGCACCCGAATCCAAGTGTATCCCAACCCTGCGAATGCCGTATTGGGCTATAAATTTTCCGGTGCTGGGGCATATCAGGTGGAAATATTTTCAAGTCTCGGTGTCAAAATGCTTTCTCTGCCCGAATTGCCCGCAGAAGGCCGCGTTTCGATTGAAAGCCTGCCTGTGGGTGAATACATTCTTTTGGGCCGAAACCTTTCCGACGGCAGGCATTATGGCAAAAAATTTGTAAAAGTGCACTAA